The Panacibacter microcysteis genome includes a window with the following:
- a CDS encoding RNA polymerase sigma factor, translated as MKTCAGIEKYYMWREKINLCQPICMQQLNENFVYIYRVIPFTCMTEQTILAGCLKNDPAAQRELYNRYSPRMLSVCYRFAQSREDAEDMLQEGFIKVFTQIHTFQNKGSFEGWVRRIIVHTCINFLKKYKKFNESLELEVAGYIAVKEETIPSIMQAKQVVECIRLLPVGYRTVLNLYAIEGYNHKEIAEILEIEESTSRSQYTRAKVMLESILVKKKILEKPAQDFKMVALYKG; from the coding sequence ATGAAAACCTGTGCTGGTATTGAAAAATATTATATGTGGCGGGAAAAAATAAATCTTTGCCAGCCCATATGCATGCAGCAATTAAATGAAAATTTTGTCTACATTTATAGGGTAATACCGTTTACCTGCATGACTGAACAAACGATTTTAGCTGGTTGTCTGAAAAATGATCCGGCCGCACAAAGGGAGTTGTACAACAGGTACAGCCCCCGGATGCTATCCGTTTGTTACAGGTTTGCGCAAAGCCGTGAAGATGCCGAAGATATGTTGCAGGAAGGCTTCATAAAAGTTTTTACCCAGATACATACTTTTCAGAATAAGGGCTCCTTTGAAGGATGGGTGAGAAGGATAATTGTGCATACGTGCATCAACTTCCTGAAAAAATACAAGAAATTTAATGAGAGCCTGGAGCTTGAAGTTGCAGGATATATTGCGGTAAAGGAAGAAACGATTCCTTCGATTATGCAGGCGAAACAGGTGGTTGAGTGTATAAGGTTATTACCGGTAGGTTACAGAACTGTTTTAAACCTTTATGCTATTGAGGGTTATAACCATAAAGAAATAGCAGAGATTCTTGAAATAGAAGAGAGCACTAGCAGAAGTCAATATACAAGAGCAAAAGTTATGTTGGAGTCCATTCTGGTTAAAAAGAAAATTCTGGAAAAGCCAGCGCAGGATTTCAAAATGGTTGCCTTGTACAAGGGCTGA
- a CDS encoding TonB-dependent receptor has product MRKHFILLVILLSCTTAFGQTEMSAKTYPVQRAAFTGSVKDAKTNQPLAGASLYLPDLKQGVIADNNGNFKFAGIANGKHVIEISYQGYATLIETVEINGETNHDFQMQPTFIEQDAVTVTGTTFATRLKQSPQPVSVLKQSELEKVVSTNLIDALAKTVPGVTALSTGPAISKPFIRGLGYNRVLVINDGIRQEGQQWGDEHGIEIDDYSVQRIEVLKGPASLMYGSDAIAGVINIQSQAVAPEATGKINFSGEYQTNNGLRGFYGNTAGTKNGFSWNAYGSYKGAHDYQNKYDGYVYNSKFYNANFGGMLAYRGNWGNSRLLVSNFNQHIGMVEGERDEATGRFLKALPGGEETTATDNDFKQIDPQVPFQHIRHFKITSDNTINLGSNRLDLVAGFQQNRRQEFGNADNTNTPDAYFDLKTVSYAARFHLPSNKNWKTSFGLTGMAQSNTNRAAEVIIPDYRLFDVGGFVYSQYIKDKLSVSGGLRYDNRHINGSAMIVEDEPKFSQFERNFSNISGSIGLAYQASKAVSLKFNVARGFRAPNLAELASNGAHEGTNRYEAGDNKLKSEVSLQADAGAEVNTEHISLSASVFYNNISRFIFYSKVQNVSGGDSVLTDPESGDLLNVYRFNQDNAYLYGAEFNIDIHPHPLDWLHFENTFSYTRGQFVNAVDGSKNIPFIPAARLISELRGNFLGKGKTMRNLYVSVTGDYSFAQNNPFTGFNTETATSSYFLLNAGIGADIASKGKTICSIHLSAFNLGDIAYQNHLSRLKYTAVNNVTGRQGVFDMGRNFSVRVDVPLTYKL; this is encoded by the coding sequence ATGAGAAAACATTTCATCCTCCTCGTAATCCTGCTCAGCTGCACTACTGCTTTTGGTCAAACTGAGATGAGCGCAAAAACATATCCTGTACAACGTGCAGCTTTTACCGGCAGCGTAAAAGATGCCAAAACAAACCAGCCACTTGCGGGAGCCTCGCTTTACCTGCCCGATCTCAAGCAGGGGGTTATTGCAGACAATAATGGCAATTTCAAATTTGCAGGTATTGCAAATGGAAAGCACGTTATTGAAATATCGTACCAGGGTTACGCAACGCTAATTGAAACGGTTGAAATAAATGGTGAAACAAATCACGATTTTCAAATGCAGCCAACTTTTATCGAGCAGGATGCGGTTACCGTAACAGGAACAACATTTGCCACGAGATTAAAGCAGTCGCCACAGCCGGTTAGTGTATTAAAGCAATCGGAGCTGGAGAAAGTTGTTTCTACAAACTTGATAGATGCACTTGCAAAAACAGTTCCTGGTGTCACCGCTTTATCAACAGGTCCGGCCATTTCAAAGCCTTTTATAAGAGGGCTGGGATACAACAGGGTATTGGTTATTAACGATGGTATCAGGCAGGAAGGACAACAATGGGGCGATGAGCATGGTATAGAGATAGATGACTATAGCGTGCAACGCATAGAAGTATTGAAAGGCCCGGCCTCACTTATGTATGGCAGTGACGCCATTGCAGGTGTAATAAACATTCAGTCGCAGGCAGTAGCCCCTGAAGCAACCGGAAAAATAAATTTCTCAGGCGAGTACCAGACCAATAATGGTCTCCGCGGGTTTTATGGCAATACGGCCGGTACCAAAAATGGCTTTTCCTGGAATGCCTACGGATCTTATAAAGGAGCACACGACTACCAGAATAAGTACGACGGGTATGTATACAATTCAAAATTCTACAACGCAAACTTTGGTGGAATGCTTGCATACCGGGGTAACTGGGGAAACAGCAGGCTGCTGGTTTCCAACTTTAACCAGCACATAGGTATGGTAGAAGGTGAACGGGACGAAGCTACGGGCCGTTTTCTTAAAGCATTACCGGGCGGTGAGGAAACAACAGCAACAGACAATGATTTTAAGCAAATAGATCCGCAGGTTCCCTTTCAACATATCAGGCACTTTAAGATCACTTCCGATAACACGATTAATCTTGGCAGCAACAGGCTGGATCTTGTAGCCGGTTTCCAACAAAACAGGAGGCAGGAATTTGGAAATGCTGATAATACAAATACACCGGATGCCTATTTCGATCTGAAGACTGTTAGCTACGCAGCACGTTTTCATTTGCCATCAAACAAAAACTGGAAGACAAGTTTTGGTTTAACAGGTATGGCGCAATCTAATACAAACAGGGCAGCAGAAGTCATTATCCCCGATTACAGGCTTTTTGATGTTGGTGGCTTTGTTTATAGCCAGTATATAAAAGACAAGCTATCGGTAAGCGGTGGTTTAAGGTACGATAACAGGCACATAAACGGCAGCGCGATGATCGTGGAGGATGAACCAAAGTTCAGCCAGTTTGAAAGAAACTTTTCCAATATTTCGGGAAGCATAGGCCTGGCATACCAGGCTTCTAAAGCTGTATCATTAAAGTTTAATGTGGCAAGAGGTTTCAGGGCACCGAACCTTGCAGAACTGGCAAGTAATGGCGCTCATGAGGGTACAAACCGGTATGAAGCAGGAGACAATAAATTGAAGAGCGAAGTAAGTTTACAGGCTGATGCCGGTGCAGAAGTAAACACAGAGCACATATCGTTAAGTGCGAGTGTTTTCTATAATAATATTTCCAGGTTTATCTTCTACAGTAAAGTTCAGAACGTTAGTGGCGGAGATTCTGTACTTACAGATCCGGAGAGCGGCGACCTGCTGAACGTATATCGCTTTAACCAGGACAATGCTTACTTATACGGCGCGGAATTTAACATAGATATACATCCGCACCCACTTGACTGGCTGCACTTTGAGAACACTTTTTCTTATACACGCGGCCAGTTTGTAAATGCGGTAGACGGTTCAAAAAATATTCCTTTTATACCAGCAGCAAGGTTGATATCTGAATTGCGCGGCAATTTTTTGGGTAAGGGTAAAACAATGAGGAACCTTTATGTGAGCGTTACGGGTGATTATTCGTTTGCGCAAAACAACCCTTTCACAGGCTTTAACACTGAAACCGCCACTTCTTCATATTTCCTGTTGAATGCGGGTATTGGTGCAGATATAGCAAGTAAGGGAAAAACAATTTGCAGTATTCACTTGTCTGCTTTTAACCTTGGTGATATTGCTTACCAGAACCACTTAAGCAGGCTAAAATATACCGCGGTAAATAATGTTACGGGCAGGCAGGGCGTATTTGATATGGGAAGGAATTTTTCTGTAAGAGTAGATGTGCCACTTACCTACAAGCTATAG
- a CDS encoding sensor histidine kinase: MLTKNELTNEYVVTNETATNSWHWTIAANGKPLDGVFKKTISSRGTAGIYKQAGNYNIFKDDLIQAMELYYLHAEQKELPEIITTLRYVHGNKSVIHTLLKARVNDWSDSGKALSMEISFMNVKKERQTFLYEEEQHKLILEGVNAGIWDLDVKTGKIWCSDKVYALLGYKNGEIDASYHTFLQNLHPDDVQRTTKMITSRFRASTAYINDIRFKHKDGTYHWFELAGKIKLGKTGRPVRIVGSLINKDQRRRLLVELERYQFLIDESTALIHAGSWEINFVNDTLTWSAAMCNIHETGEDYRPLIRNLFQFLQERDRIYFKQLLKDAYHHGKAYDATFESVTARGNLKWIRMIGKPVINDDGSITTIRGITQDIHEQRLKDEKIKHSFDVITAKNESLSNFAHIVSHNLKSHAGNMESILKLLDYTDDPDEQKELLGYLKKISNNLNQTIEHLSETVRVQHNMGIKKTLLNLNTTLNNVLDVLRPTINETNAIIITDTAAYNEIEYIPAYLESIILNLLSNALKYRRPNAQPIIEIKAFIENGKKCFSVKDNGEGIDLKANGHKIFGMYKTFHANPDAVGIGLFITKNQVEALGGAIAVESKPGKGSTFIVTF, translated from the coding sequence ATGTTAACCAAAAATGAGTTGACTAACGAATATGTAGTCACGAATGAAACTGCTACAAATTCCTGGCATTGGACGATTGCTGCAAATGGTAAACCCCTGGACGGTGTCTTTAAAAAAACAATCTCTAGCCGGGGTACCGCAGGCATATACAAACAAGCCGGCAACTACAACATTTTTAAAGATGACCTTATACAGGCTATGGAACTCTATTACCTGCATGCGGAACAAAAAGAGTTGCCTGAAATTATTACCACTTTACGTTATGTGCACGGAAATAAGTCAGTGATTCATACTTTACTGAAAGCCCGTGTAAATGACTGGTCAGATTCCGGCAAAGCATTAAGTATGGAGATCAGCTTTATGAACGTAAAAAAAGAAAGACAAACCTTTTTGTATGAAGAAGAGCAACATAAACTGATTCTCGAAGGTGTAAATGCCGGGATCTGGGATCTTGATGTAAAAACTGGAAAAATCTGGTGCTCTGACAAAGTATATGCACTACTCGGTTACAAAAACGGAGAGATTGATGCCAGCTACCACACCTTCCTCCAAAACCTGCACCCGGATGATGTGCAGCGCACCACCAAAATGATCACGAGCCGCTTTAGAGCCAGCACTGCTTACATAAACGATATAAGATTTAAACACAAAGACGGCACGTACCACTGGTTCGAACTGGCAGGCAAAATCAAGCTTGGCAAGACAGGCCGCCCGGTACGGATTGTAGGATCACTGATCAACAAAGACCAAAGGCGACGTTTACTGGTAGAGCTTGAACGTTACCAGTTTTTAATAGATGAATCTACCGCTTTGATTCATGCCGGAAGCTGGGAAATCAACTTTGTAAACGATACACTTACATGGTCTGCCGCCATGTGTAATATTCACGAAACCGGCGAAGACTACAGACCGCTGATACGCAACCTGTTCCAGTTTTTGCAGGAAAGAGACAGGATATATTTTAAACAGCTTTTAAAAGACGCTTATCACCATGGCAAAGCATACGACGCTACTTTCGAATCAGTAACCGCCAGGGGCAATCTTAAATGGATACGTATGATTGGGAAGCCGGTCATCAATGACGATGGTTCCATTACCACCATAAGGGGAATTACGCAGGACATTCATGAACAAAGATTGAAAGATGAAAAAATAAAACATTCTTTTGATGTCATCACTGCCAAGAATGAATCACTGAGCAACTTTGCACACATCGTTTCCCATAACCTTAAGTCTCATGCAGGCAACATGGAAAGCATTCTAAAATTGCTTGATTATACCGATGACCCCGATGAACAAAAAGAATTGCTCGGCTACCTCAAAAAAATTTCAAACAACCTCAATCAAACAATCGAACATCTTTCAGAAACTGTGCGTGTGCAGCACAACATGGGCATAAAGAAAACATTACTCAATTTAAATACCACACTCAACAATGTGCTCGATGTATTGCGGCCAACCATCAACGAAACAAATGCCATTATCATTACCGATACCGCCGCATACAACGAAATTGAATACATACCGGCCTATCTCGAAAGCATTATACTAAACCTGCTGTCAAACGCGCTCAAATACCGCAGGCCAAATGCCCAGCCAATCATAGAAATCAAAGCATTTATAGAAAACGGTAAAAAATGCTTTTCAGTAAAAGATAACGGTGAGGGCATAGACCTAAAAGCCAATGGGCACAAAATATTTGGCATGTACAAAACATTTCACGCAAACCCCGATGCTGTGGGTATTGGGCTTTTTATAACAAAAAACCAGGTAGAAGCCCTTGGCGGTGCAATAGCGGTAGAAAGCAAGCCTGGAAAAGGTTCCACCTTTATTGTAACATTTTAA
- a CDS encoding gluconate 2-dehydrogenase subunit 3 family protein — MNRRNAFKQILLVTAGAALIPSCMDDKNKSAVILKNFSISAEQEALLAELAETIIPKTDTPGARDISAHLFLLKMMDDCNSREKQNEFVKGMEAFETLADKQTGKKFANATLAERVQLLTLLEAQQKDQKSGDAASFYATVKRYTIQAYTSSQFFLTKVKVYELIPGRFHGCVPVKA, encoded by the coding sequence ATGAACAGAAGAAATGCTTTCAAACAAATTCTTTTGGTAACAGCGGGGGCAGCGTTAATTCCATCCTGTATGGATGATAAGAACAAGTCTGCTGTTATACTAAAAAATTTTTCCATCTCAGCAGAACAGGAAGCGCTGCTGGCCGAACTTGCGGAAACCATTATACCTAAAACAGATACTCCTGGTGCCAGAGATATATCTGCGCATTTGTTTCTTTTAAAAATGATGGATGACTGCAACAGCAGGGAAAAGCAGAATGAATTTGTAAAGGGTATGGAAGCATTTGAAACGCTTGCAGATAAGCAAACCGGTAAAAAATTTGCCAACGCTACTCTTGCGGAAAGGGTTCAGTTACTTACCCTGCTTGAAGCACAGCAAAAAGATCAGAAGTCCGGTGATGCAGCATCATTTTATGCAACCGTAAAAAGGTATACTATCCAGGCATACACCTCCAGCCAGTTCTTTCTTACAAAAGTAAAGGTGTACGAGCTGATACCCGGAAGATTTCATGGCTGCGTACCGGTAAAAGCATAA
- a CDS encoding GMC oxidoreductase, translating to MADNKNTFDVIVIGSGISGGWAAKEFTEKGLKTLVLERGKDVKHIKDYPTTNMMPWEFEHRGEIPFNIQQENPVISRCYAYKEDAAHFFVKDTEHPYVQEKPFDWIRGYQVGGKSLLWARQTQRWSKFDFEGPARDGYAVDWPIRYNDLAPWYSYVEKFAGISGNKDGLDVLPDGEFLPALDLTCVDNYFKDVVAKKYKDRHVIYGRCAHITEPQQIHLDQGRAMCQKRTICQRGCPFGGYFSSNASTIPWAERTGNLTLKPGAVVHSIIYDDKESKATGVRVIDSKTKTATEYFAKVIFVNAAALNTNLILLNSVSRRFPNGLGNDSGVLGKYIAFHNYRARVSAKHEGHLDYTTDGKSPTAAYIPRFRNVYKQETGFLRGYAAGFYSGRYGANTQEGFGETFKANLAKKDLGPWHVSSHMMGETIPKESNMVSLDTKKDEWDMPLLKIKVDYDDNDEKMVKDYIEQMKEMFTEAGFKDINAMDSKQAPGLDIHEMGGVRMGNDPKTSMLNKWNQMHACKNVFVTDGACMTSTSTQNPSLTYMALTARAADYVFGEMKKGNI from the coding sequence ATGGCAGATAATAAGAATACGTTTGATGTAATTGTAATTGGTTCTGGTATTAGCGGCGGCTGGGCTGCCAAGGAGTTTACAGAAAAGGGATTAAAAACACTTGTGCTTGAACGAGGCAAAGATGTAAAGCATATAAAAGATTACCCTACCACAAACATGATGCCCTGGGAGTTTGAGCACCGAGGCGAAATACCCTTTAATATACAGCAAGAAAACCCGGTTATAAGCCGCTGCTATGCATACAAGGAAGATGCGGCGCACTTCTTTGTAAAGGATACTGAACACCCGTATGTGCAGGAAAAGCCGTTTGATTGGATCCGTGGCTACCAGGTGGGCGGTAAGTCTTTACTCTGGGCAAGGCAAACACAGCGATGGAGTAAATTTGATTTCGAAGGGCCTGCACGCGACGGTTATGCCGTGGACTGGCCCATCCGTTATAATGATCTTGCGCCATGGTACAGCTACGTAGAAAAGTTTGCAGGAATATCAGGCAATAAAGACGGGCTGGATGTATTACCCGATGGAGAATTTTTGCCGGCGCTGGATCTTACATGTGTAGACAATTATTTTAAGGATGTGGTTGCGAAAAAATACAAAGATCGTCACGTTATCTATGGCCGCTGTGCACATATTACAGAGCCGCAACAAATTCATTTAGACCAGGGCCGCGCCATGTGCCAGAAAAGAACGATATGCCAGCGTGGTTGCCCGTTTGGCGGCTACTTCAGCAGTAACGCTTCTACTATTCCATGGGCAGAGCGAACAGGCAATCTAACGCTAAAGCCGGGCGCTGTTGTACATTCCATTATTTACGATGATAAAGAAAGTAAAGCCACAGGCGTTAGAGTTATAGACAGTAAAACAAAAACGGCTACGGAATATTTCGCAAAGGTTATTTTCGTAAATGCTGCTGCGTTAAATACCAATCTTATACTGCTTAATTCTGTAAGCAGGCGTTTCCCAAACGGTCTTGGAAATGATAGCGGCGTGCTCGGTAAATACATTGCGTTTCACAACTATCGTGCACGGGTATCGGCAAAACATGAAGGCCATCTCGATTATACAACAGACGGTAAAAGCCCTACCGCAGCCTACATTCCAAGATTTAGAAATGTGTACAAACAGGAAACCGGTTTTCTGCGCGGGTATGCTGCAGGCTTCTATTCCGGTCGTTATGGTGCAAACACGCAGGAAGGTTTTGGGGAAACGTTTAAGGCAAACCTGGCAAAAAAAGATTTAGGCCCGTGGCACGTAAGCTCGCATATGATGGGGGAGACTATTCCCAAAGAATCCAACATGGTCAGCCTCGATACAAAAAAAGATGAATGGGATATGCCGCTCCTGAAAATAAAAGTTGATTATGATGACAATGATGAAAAGATGGTGAAAGATTATATTGAACAAATGAAGGAAATGTTTACGGAGGCTGGGTTTAAGGATATCAATGCGATGGATTCGAAACAGGCACCGGGTCTCGATATTCATGAGATGGGTGGCGTAAGAATGGGTAACGATCCAAAAACTTCCATGCTCAATAAATGGAACCAAATGCATGCCTGTAAAAATGTTTTTGTAACAGATGGTGCGTGTATGACTTCTACCTCAACCCAAAATCCTTCGCTTACTTATATGGCTCTAACAGCAAGAGCAGCAGATTATGTTTTCGGTGAAATGAAGAAAGGAAATATCTGA
- a CDS encoding alpha/beta fold hydrolase: MSTLKLKDGVEIYYKDWGTGQPIMFHHGWPLSSDDWDAQMMFFLDNGFRVVAHDRRGHGRSTQTFEGNEMDTYAADVAQLVEHLQLEQTIHVGHSTGGGEVIRYVNKYGKGKVAKAVLVSAVTPYMIVDENNPEGVPLAVFDDIRFNTASNRQQFYQDITFPFYGYNREGANVKKGIQDNWWRQGMMGGIKAHYDCVKVFSETNFTEDLKNVDVPVLILHGEDDQIVPYKTTALKAVELLKHGKLITYPGFPHGMPTTEAATINADILEFIKQ, from the coding sequence ATGAGTACACTAAAGTTAAAAGACGGCGTTGAGATCTATTACAAAGACTGGGGAACAGGGCAGCCCATTATGTTTCACCATGGCTGGCCGCTATCTTCTGATGATTGGGATGCACAAATGATGTTTTTTCTTGACAATGGCTTCCGCGTGGTAGCACACGACCGACGAGGTCATGGACGCTCTACCCAAACCTTTGAAGGAAATGAAATGGATACATACGCTGCTGATGTGGCGCAACTGGTAGAACACCTGCAATTAGAGCAAACGATACATGTTGGCCACTCAACAGGCGGCGGTGAAGTGATAAGATACGTAAACAAATACGGTAAAGGCAAAGTGGCCAAAGCCGTATTGGTAAGTGCTGTAACACCTTACATGATTGTAGACGAGAACAACCCGGAAGGCGTACCATTGGCAGTATTTGACGATATTCGTTTTAATACCGCCAGCAACAGGCAACAGTTTTACCAGGATATTACATTTCCATTCTACGGCTATAACAGGGAAGGCGCCAATGTAAAAAAGGGCATACAGGATAATTGGTGGCGCCAGGGCATGATGGGTGGCATAAAAGCACATTACGATTGTGTAAAGGTTTTCTCTGAAACCAATTTTACCGAAGATCTCAAAAATGTTGATGTACCGGTGCTGATTTTGCATGGTGAGGACGACCAGATTGTTCCTTACAAAACCACGGCTTTAAAAGCGGTTGAATTGTTGAAGCATGGAAAGCTGATTACTTACCCGGGCTTTCCTCACGGGATGCCTACAACCGAAGCAGCAACCATTAATGCCGATATACTGGAATTTATAAAACAGTAA
- a CDS encoding PadR family transcriptional regulator gives MDIQNTQSQMRKGVLEFCILSVIRQGEVYPSDIVEKMKAANLNILEGTLYPLLTRLKNAGLLTYRWVESNSGPPRKYFLMTDKGIEFYAELERTWKELADAVHALTLPANNENGTSHLNQINDEQ, from the coding sequence ATGGATATACAGAACACACAAAGCCAGATGCGGAAAGGAGTATTGGAGTTTTGCATTTTATCTGTTATACGCCAGGGGGAAGTTTACCCGAGTGATATAGTAGAAAAAATGAAGGCCGCCAACCTGAATATACTGGAAGGCACCCTTTACCCGCTGCTTACAAGGCTGAAAAATGCCGGGCTTTTAACTTACCGTTGGGTTGAAAGCAATAGCGGACCGCCAAGAAAATACTTCCTGATGACCGACAAGGGAATTGAATTTTATGCCGAGTTGGAAAGAACATGGAAAGAACTGGCAGATGCGGTACATGCGCTTACTTTACCGGCCAACAACGAGAACGGTACCTCACACCTTAACCAAATAAATGATGAACAATGA
- a CDS encoding PspC domain-containing protein, whose amino-acid sequence MKKVININFQGRVVPIEETAYDILKQYVESLRRFFANEEGKDEIINDIEGRIAELFGETLKKGGTCITDDDVNAIINSMGRPEEFETEEASVREQLGGQQYTNTGNASSSTSSSYQSYTDNTTTGSVRPERFYRDENNKLLGGVCAGLANYFNIDKLVVRILFVIFTFGFGFGFIAYLILWVAIPSSASTLIGSVRKRLFRDPDNKLIGGVCGGLASYFGVNVWVPRILFLIPFLSIVTSWNHWGMFDFPNFVNLSFSPGATLIYIILWLILPEALTTSDKLEMKGEKVDLNSIKNTIQKDMEGFGERAKAFGAEVGERAAELGSTIGARGKQFSAEAGGVAKKAGTTLGDIIVLIFKIFAYFILAVVLIAIVCSLFGIGIAFTGLLPLKGYIINDGWQNMLAWGAYIFFIWVPVIGIITWIIRRIAKIKSNSSVMRFSFAAMWILGWFCVIGLIASLRNDFSYHNNPVETNVPLSNPGVNKLELKLQKDTRYYFTDNFLHFEPFANIDEDTAFVQNIHIRVMKSETDSFHVTMLKMVNAATKAEADAKASRMEFSLAQKDTSLFFDRGIPISKQDKFRNQTIYITVYVPVGKRIYIKDNVGWSDRFHIQLGNDVDSWRWRYDEDGFHWDSNVDYTMTGDGLKRTYAEADDERNDDNNDDENRAPAEEYKDRVDTIRNKGTDSSRYRYQPAKEEQQKTEVKVTVEAPKTKSIMNINVHDLASTFIERTAI is encoded by the coding sequence ATGAAAAAGGTAATCAACATAAACTTCCAGGGCAGGGTGGTTCCCATAGAAGAAACTGCTTACGACATACTGAAGCAGTATGTAGAAAGCCTTCGCCGCTTTTTTGCCAACGAAGAAGGAAAGGATGAGATCATAAATGATATAGAAGGTCGTATTGCCGAACTTTTTGGAGAAACACTTAAGAAAGGTGGTACCTGTATTACAGATGATGATGTAAATGCCATCATCAACAGCATGGGCCGCCCCGAAGAATTTGAAACAGAAGAAGCAAGTGTACGTGAGCAACTTGGTGGCCAGCAATACACCAATACAGGAAACGCATCTTCTTCAACATCCTCTTCTTACCAGTCTTATACCGATAACACAACAACAGGCTCAGTAAGACCTGAACGTTTTTACAGGGATGAAAACAATAAGCTGCTTGGTGGTGTATGTGCCGGTCTGGCCAACTACTTTAATATCGACAAACTGGTGGTACGTATTCTGTTTGTTATATTCACTTTTGGTTTTGGCTTTGGCTTTATTGCTTACCTTATTTTGTGGGTAGCAATTCCAAGTTCAGCTTCCACACTTATCGGTTCTGTACGTAAACGCCTTTTCAGAGATCCGGACAATAAGCTTATCGGCGGTGTATGTGGTGGCCTGGCTTCTTACTTTGGAGTAAATGTATGGGTGCCAAGAATATTGTTTTTGATACCATTCTTATCAATCGTTACAAGCTGGAACCACTGGGGCATGTTTGATTTTCCCAATTTTGTAAACCTGTCCTTTAGCCCCGGAGCAACATTGATCTATATTATCCTCTGGCTCATTTTACCCGAGGCGCTTACAACATCTGATAAGCTGGAAATGAAAGGCGAGAAAGTAGACCTGAACAGTATCAAAAATACCATCCAGAAAGATATGGAAGGTTTTGGCGAGCGTGCAAAAGCATTTGGCGCAGAAGTGGGCGAGAGGGCAGCAGAGTTAGGCAGTACCATAGGCGCAAGAGGTAAGCAGTTTAGTGCAGAAGCAGGCGGTGTGGCAAAAAAGGCCGGTACTACTCTTGGCGATATCATTGTGCTGATCTTTAAAATATTTGCCTACTTTATACTTGCTGTAGTATTAATAGCCATTGTATGTTCTTTGTTTGGTATCGGTATTGCCTTTACAGGTTTGCTGCCACTTAAAGGATACATCATCAACGATGGATGGCAGAACATGCTGGCATGGGGCGCGTACATCTTCTTTATATGGGTACCTGTAATCGGCATCATTACCTGGATCATCCGCAGAATAGCAAAGATCAAAAGCAACAGCAGTGTAATGCGTTTCAGCTTTGCAGCAATGTGGATACTTGGCTGGTTCTGTGTAATTGGTCTCATTGCTTCTTTAAGAAATGATTTCTCTTACCACAATAACCCGGTTGAAACAAATGTGCCACTGAGTAACCCTGGAGTAAACAAGCTGGAACTGAAGTTGCAAAAAGATACCCGCTATTATTTTACCGATAATTTCTTACACTTTGAGCCGTTCGCTAACATAGATGAAGACACAGCTTTTGTACAAAACATACACATACGTGTAATGAAATCTGAAACAGACAGCTTTCATGTAACAATGCTGAAAATGGTAAATGCTGCAACAAAAGCAGAAGCAGATGCAAAAGCTTCAAGAATGGAATTCAGCCTGGCACAAAAAGATACAAGCCTGTTTTTCGACCGGGGCATACCAATCTCGAAGCAGGATAAATTCCGCAACCAGACAATATACATCACTGTATATGTACCCGTAGGAAAAAGGATCTATATAAAAGACAACGTGGGCTGGAGCGACAGGTTTCATATACAGCTTGGCAACGATGTAGATAGCTGGAGATGGAGATACGACGAAGACGGATTTCACTGGGATAGCAACGTAGATTATACAATGACAGGCGATGGTTTAAAACGCACATATGCAGAAGCAGACGATGAGCGTAACGATGACAACAATGATGATGAAAACAGGGCACCTGCAGAAGAATACAAAGACAGGGTAGATACAATCAGGAACAAAGGCACAGACTCAAGCCGTTACCGTTACCAGCCTGCAAAAGAAGAACAGCAGAAGACAGAAGTAAAGGTTACGGTAGAAGCACCCAAAACAAAAAGCATCATGAATATAAACGTGCACGACCTTGCGTCAACATTTATTGAAAGAACTGCTATTTAA